The Festucalex cinctus isolate MCC-2025b chromosome 16, RoL_Fcin_1.0, whole genome shotgun sequence sequence ATCAATTACAGATGACCAGGAATTAATTAGTGGCAAGAAATGATGTAACCATGTTTTCATGAGAAATATAAAATCATTAACTATTTTTTAAGAGGGAGAAACtgcaaaaatgaatgaaactaATATGACAGGACTCTTGATAATGTAAAGGCTAGCCTGGGTCAATATTGGGCATTCTTTGGTTGGTTTTTGGTTCCACGGTGCAACTAAAAGGCTCATTTTTATGTCACTGAGTCATCAGtgtattgtccttttttttttttcctgcgcaGACCTCCAGCCACCAGAGTTAACGACAAAGTGATGATTCCTCAAGACGAATACCCTGAGATCAACTTTGTCGGTCTGCTTATTGGACCGCGGTGAGTTAAAAGTTCAGGCTTAAGTCAAAGTCATCTTTGTGCGttcttatttgtgtgtgtgtgttttatttttttaaattagtggtAACACTTTGAAGAACATCGAGAAAGAATGTTGTGCCAAAATCATGATCCGCGGCAAAGGGTCCGTGAAGGAGGGCAAGGTGGGCAGGAAGGACGGACAGATGCTGCCCGGCGAGGATGAGCCTCTGCACGCTCTGGTCACGGCAAACACGATGGAGAATGTCAAGAAAGCGGTGGAGCAGGTGTTTACTTCAGCATCCGCACCCACCCATGTTTTTTCCTTTGGCCTCGCAGTGGCCATTAATAAATGATGTGCCCTTAGATCCGCAATATCCTTAAGCAAGGCATCGAGACGCCCGAGGACCAGAACGACCTGCGAAAGATGCAGCTGAGAGAGCTCGCCAGGCTCAACGGCACGCTGAGGGAAGACGACAACAGGTTGGTTGGAGGCTTTTATTTCCACACCGACGATTTGGATTCTTCCAGGCTCGTACTGATTCCGATATAACCCAAGTCGCAGTTATCGAGACCCCCCTCTTTGTCCGTAGGATCCTGCGTCCTTGGCAGAACACGGAGCCCCGCAGCATCACCAACACCACCCTGTGTACAAAGTGTGGCGGAGCGGGCCACATCTCCTCTGACTGCAAATACACCAGGTGAAGATGAAATCCTGGCCGTTTTCGTCCACTTTATTCTGACGTCCAAACTAAACGTCTTCATGTTTGCATCGCGTAGTACCTTTGCTGCCCAAAGAGCGACGGGCGGCGAGCCCCCACAGTCAGCGCAGGATAAGGCTCGGATGGACAAGGAGTACCTGTCGCTCATGGCCGAGCTTGGGGAGGCCCCGCTGCCGGCGCCGGGTGGGGGACATGCTGGCGCGCAAGGAGGACCCCCCAGGGCGTCTGTGCTCAACAACAGCCAGGCACCGCcagtaagtattttttttagatgtcgATCTTCCCGTTTCGATTTTGTCTGACTCATTGCATGTCCAGCAGAACCGGCCTCCATGGATGGGTTCTGGTTCCAACGACAACAGGAACTTCCACGGCATGCACGGGGGAGGCCCTCACAACTTCCCTCCCCCCATGCCCAGCATGGGGGGCCCTCCGATGCCCCCCAATCCCAACGGCATGCCTCCCCCGTGGATGCAACCTCCCCCTCCGCCCATGGGCCAGGGCCCGGGACCTCACGGGCACCCCATGGGTGAGCACCAACCCCAACTCGATGAAGACAAATTTGGCAACAGGACGTTGCAGAAAATGCACCAAAAAAGCAAACAAGTGGCTGGTAATATGTTAGACTTTTCATTTGGATTGTTTGGTCCTTTTTTTTAGGCATGATGCCACCCCCGATGGGCATGATGCCCCCTCCGCCACCTCCTCCCAACAGTCAGCCGCCGCCTCCCCCTTCCGCTCCTTTGCCTCCATGGCAACAGCAGGCTCCTCTTCCACCTCCAACAAGCAGCATGGCAACAAGTTCACCGTTGCCCTGGCAACAAAGTAAGGACACCTAAAAAATAGAGATGGACACTTGTTCATTCAACGCTCACACCATCCCCCACCTCCCAATTGTATTTTTCCGCAGATACCCCCACCACATCCAGCCCTGGCACGGGCTCTCTCCCTCCATGGCAACAGCCGCAGCAGCCCGCGGCCTCAGCGCCTCAGCCCCCACCTCCAATGGGTGCCCCCTCCATGGTGCCGCCTCCCCCGGGCGTCCAGCCCCCCCTGCCCCCCGGCGCGCCccctcctccgccgccgccgccccccgGCTCCGCCACCATGATGTAcgccccgccgccgccgcccccgccgccGATGGACCCTTCCAATTTTGTGATGATGGGGATGGGGGTCCCGGGCATGCCGCCGTTTGGCATGCCCCCAGCACCTCCTCCTCCCCCACCCCAAAATTAAGAGCCTAATGTGAAGAGAACCGCCCACATCACAACATCCAATAGACCGAGATCATCATCAGATTGTCCGTCTGTTCACAAATAAAAccagtgcttttattttttgtatgccACCGGACAGATTTAGGGAGAAGGAGATATTTGGTATTTTGGGGCGTGTGGGGGGGACAGCTTGAAGTACAAAGTGTCAATTGTAAAACTCCCTGACAATGTCAATTAAAACTGGCCATAGTTAATGATTGGCAGGTGCCTGGTGGGATACAATGCGGTCGTGTATGAGCACGCATTTCTAGTTTTGTACGGTTCCTCTTGTAACGACACGTCTGCAACAGATAGGATGTTAGTTCACGTTGTGTAAATTGAAGAGTTCTGCTCTTTTTAAAGTTTGTATATCAATGCAAAGGCTCCATCTGTgtctgagtgtgtgtgttgggggtacACACAAACACTTGCTCTCAGGCCTCAGTTCTGCAGTGCTATGcagtatcttttctttttttttttgtctactgaATAAAAACCTCAAATGATGGTATTTGATTACTTGCATGATCCATTTCAAGAGATGATTGTGTTAGGAGTGGATAAAGGTCTATTCCGATGTTTGCTGTTGGGTTTGAGTTAACTTAGAGTAATATTTTTGTAAGACGTGTGTTTTTGAGGATTTGTTTGCATGGTTCTCAGTTGTGACATTTGAGTTTGAACGGGGAAATGTGTCCTTACCAACTCTTCTGGACTACTTGAATGctgtctgaattttttttttttttttttcccccctctgcaTCACCCGTAATGAAGCTTTGTTTTGCTTCTGCAAGGCCAAACAAACCAAGTAACTGCAGTTCAAATGTTTGTTTCGTTCTGTTTCTCCATCGCTTGTTTGAGTTAAATTGCTTGATTAGAAATAAAATGATTCAATGGGTTGAGTGCGGTTTCCTGACAacgatttttttctctctgccaaatagggggagggggggggtctGTTTCCGTTACGTAACCTCTTATTCAGTGTGCAACTAAAGGGGGTCCCTTGGTTTTCTAAGACGGATTGAGTTACGaaagtgtatttgtgtgtgtgtgaaacacTTGAAGGCCATAATGAAAAACATAAGGTGTCGATATTGACGTTTTTAGCGGCAACATCTCCCCATGATGAGGCTTGTGACGCACTTTTCGGGTTGGGAGTCGCGTTTACCGgaaaagcttttattttgacaagcACAGCCCGGAACTAGGCTCATTCGCATCCGCTAACTTGACGTGCCGTATAAGTACCGCAGTGAGCCGACTTCCGACTTGGCGCCCGCTGCACAGGTGGTATTGACGTTCCTAATTCCGTCGCGAATCCGCTCGCCGCCATGTCCAAGCCTTTGACAGACcaggagaaaagaaaacaaatttcGGTTCGGGGTCTGGCCGGCGTGGAGAACGTCTCGGACCTTAAGCTCAATTTCAACCGACATCTCCATTTCACGCTGGTGAAGGACCGCAATGTGGCCACCAAGCGAGACTACTACTTCGCCCTCGCCAACACCGTCCGCGACCACCTGGTGGGCCGCTGGATCCGGACGCAGCAGCACTACTACGAGACGGACCCGAAGGTAAGCGGACGTGGTtcggctcggctcggctcggGTGCCGCAGTCGAGGCGCAGGCACGTACGCCTCAATGAGAGGGAGGCGGGGGCCCCTGCAGTCACTCAGTGTTCGTGTGCTCCAGAGCGTGAGAACGACAGGAAGATGGAGAGAAAAAAGATCATTCGGACGAAGCGAGGGAGGAAGAGAAGCGGGAGTGAGGAAACGAGGAGCACTCTTGTCTCTTTTCCCAAGTCGTCAATAAATCCTGTTTATCCCGCAGTGAGCGTCGACGGCAACTGCTTACGTAACACTTGCTGCCGCCCTCCGCTTCCCTTGTACGGCCTTGCTGGAAGCAGATCAAGCTGCGCCGCATATTTTCATAGGCCaagtgtcattaaaaaaaaaaaaaatgtcaggctAGAAGGCCCCAGTTGGGATGTCATGTCCAAATCAGTGTTCAAACATCTCACCCCTCGCCTTGCAGCGGGTCTACTACCTCTCCCTGGAGTTCTACATGGGCCGAACCCTGCAGAACACCATGGTCAACCTTGCTTTGGAGAACGCCTGCGACGAGGCCACATACCAGGTGAGGTCAAAGGGCACGGGAAGGGGTCGGACGACAACGGCTCACTCGGCGTCCCCTGTGGTGTCGTCtgacagctgggcctcgacatGGAGGAGCTGCAGGACATGGAGGAAGATGCGGGCCTCGGCAACGGCGGTCTGGGTCGTCTGGCTGGTGAGCGCTCGCCGTTTGTCCTCCTTCCCGGACGTTCTTCTGAATGGGGAGCGTCTGTGTCCTCAGCTTGTTTCCTCGATTCCATGGCCTCTCTGGGCTTGGCTGCTTATGGATATGGCATCCGCTATGAGTTCGGCATATTCAATCAGAAAATCGTCGACGGTCGCCAGGTATGGAAACGTTCTTATACCAACTTGTAGCCAGCCGCGATAGAAGGGCTGcaaataatgattattttcatCATCGATTAATAtgtcaaatgtttttataa is a genomic window containing:
- the sf1 gene encoding splicing factor 1 isoform X2, which encodes MATGANATPLGKLHPSIGAKRGFDAGPGAGNGMMPSPGPAASFPPLQGFQPPMPAPAFAQTHQFSAPGGFSPQPPQPQQPGGQDFSQKKQRKKSRWSSETPDQKTVIPGMPTVIPPGLTRDQERAYIVQLQIEDLTRKLRTGDLGIPVNPEDRSPSPEPIYNSEGKRLNTREYRTRKKIEEERHALITEMVGLNPEFKPPADYKPPATRVNDKVMIPQDEYPEINFVGLLIGPRGNTLKNIEKECCAKIMIRGKGSVKEGKVGRKDGQMLPGEDEPLHALVTANTMENVKKAVEQIRNILKQGIETPEDQNDLRKMQLRELARLNGTLREDDNRILRPWQNTEPRSITNTTLCTKCGGAGHISSDCKYTSTFAAQRATGGEPPQSAQDKARMDKEYLSLMAELGEAPLPAPGGGHAGAQGGPPRASVLNNSQAPPNRPPWMGSGSNDNRNFHGMHGGGPHNFPPPMPSMGGPPMPPNPNGMPPPWMQPPPPPMGQGPGPHGHPMGMMPPPMGMMPPPPPPPNSQPPPPPSAPLPPWQQQAPLPPPTSSMATSSPLPWQQNTPTTSSPGTGSLPPWQQPQQPAASAPQPPPPMGAPSMVPPPPGVQPPLPPGAPPPPPPPPPGSATMMYAPPPPPPPPMDPSNFVMMGMGVPGMPPFGMPPAPPPPPPQN
- the sf1 gene encoding splicing factor 1 isoform X1; its protein translation is MATGANATPLGKLHPSIGAKRGFDAGPGAGNGMMPSPGPAASFPPLQGFQPPMPAPAFAQTHQFSAPGGFSPQPPQPQQPGGQDFSQKKQRKKSRWSSETPDQKTVIPGMPTVIPPGLTRDQERAYIVQLQIEDLTRKLRTGDLGIPVNPEDRSPSPEPIYNSEGKRLNTREYRTRKKIEEERHALITEMVGLNPEFKPPADYKPPATRVNDKVMIPQDEYPEINFVGLLIGPRGNTLKNIEKECCAKIMIRGKGSVKEGKVGRKDGQMLPGEDEPLHALVTANTMENVKKAVEQIRNILKQGIETPEDQNDLRKMQLRELARLNGTLREDDNRILRPWQNTEPRSITNTTLCTKCGGAGHISSDCKYTSTFAAQRATGGEPPQSAQDKARMDKEYLSLMAELGEAPLPAPGGGHAGAQGGPPRASVLNNSQAPPQNRPPWMGSGSNDNRNFHGMHGGGPHNFPPPMPSMGGPPMPPNPNGMPPPWMQPPPPPMGQGPGPHGHPMGMMPPPMGMMPPPPPPPNSQPPPPPSAPLPPWQQQAPLPPPTSSMATSSPLPWQQNTPTTSSPGTGSLPPWQQPQQPAASAPQPPPPMGAPSMVPPPPGVQPPLPPGAPPPPPPPPPGSATMMYAPPPPPPPPMDPSNFVMMGMGVPGMPPFGMPPAPPPPPPQN